A genomic stretch from Candidatus Poribacteria bacterium includes:
- a CDS encoding leucine-rich repeat domain-containing protein, with product IRGFTAHRDAVLSVAFSPNGNRLATSSADGTARLWNVNTGKEIRGFTAHRDAVLSVAFSPDGVRLATSSADGTARLWNANTGRHIRVWDRVKLPAKLPSGYFVVDHSENGDFISFVTAFSVAFSPDGNRLAIGTLNADAQMWNTNTGDLIYILNTGTVQSLAFRPDGKRKQLATTFGSEVRLWNTNTGKRIWTFEGDTEIRSVAFSPDGKQLATVSIDGTVQLWNVNTGKRLWTFEGNTRIRSVAFSPDGNRLATGSMDGTAWLLNANTDAIEEINNISIPDKMLASVIRKKLGLKSQEPITQLDLRTLTRLNARDSNITNISGIEHAVSLSELQLDTNHISDISGLSRLTGLRVLKLDSNQISDMTPLAKLKNLQSLTVSYQRNSFSDITPLANLKVLFELHLYGNHIKDISALSGLTNLWSLLLDGNQIRDITPLANMKALVHLGLNDNRISDITPLAKLTNVKYLYLQNNQIRDVSPLAELTNLKELKLYGNPIKDTEPLLALLRKNPDVNIYLKDDGEPLPPPDDVMELPEPPEVVIHVDPDQLPPMYWSSSFRTVSRLVGGKVERDYIFSGSMQNLTGFAVDSSNNKIYWQGASYLNAQESKIRRANLDGTNAKELATLQALAFSISVDPQRKKLYWISFRQNSFNLMQSNLNAKHIKKLGSVDVGDRYLQGIDVDIVGEKLYIMVSKLDGSFIVRTDLNFKNPQRIANNLRFATDLAISGNKIYWMESNAREDEPHSGIWTIFNHRIKSANLNGSNVKVLVRNFAEALTLDVFGPIPVDDSVPFTVDSAGKKLYWTANGEVWRANLNGKNRQKVASGIYVTGGLGQRFFTVGSSNAVPAAPTNIDTATPPEATALLPNYPNPFNPETWIPYQLAAPADVRISIYAADGTLVRRLALGHQSVGIYASRSRAAYWDGRNDLAEPVASGVYFYTLTAGDYTATRKLLIRK from the coding sequence GATACGGGGTTTCACGGCACATAGAGACGCTGTTCTGAGTGTTGCGTTCAGTCCTAATGGGAACCGCCTCGCTACCAGTAGTGCGGATGGGACGGCACGGCTCTGGAATGTCAATACAGGTAAAGAGATACGGGGTTTCACGGCACATAGAGACGCTGTTCTGAGTGTTGCGTTCAGTCCTGATGGGGTTCGCCTTGCTACCAGCAGTGCGGATGGGACGGCACGGCTCTGGAATGCTAACACGGGTAGACACATACGCGTATGGGATAGGGTAAAACTTCCGGCAAAACTTCCCAGTGGCTATTTCGTAGTCGATCATTCGGAAAACGGAGATTTTATTTCTTTTGTCACTGCTTTTAGTGTTGCGTTCAGCCCTGATGGGAATCGACTCGCTATAGGGACTCTTAATGCTGATGCTCAGATGTGGAATACCAACACGGGTGACTTGATATACATACTGAATACGGGCACTGTGCAGAGCCTTGCTTTTCGTCCTGATGGAAAGCGGAAGCAACTTGCTACAACTTTTGGGTCTGAGGTTCGACTCTGGAATACCAACACAGGTAAACGTATATGGACTTTTGAAGGAGACACGGAAATTCGTAGTGTCGCCTTCAGTCCTGATGGAAAACAACTTGCCACAGTCAGTATAGATGGGACCGTGCAGCTCTGGAACGTCAACACAGGTAAACGTCTATGGACTTTTGAAGGAAATACACGAATCCGTAGTGTTGCGTTCAGTCCTGACGGGAATCGGCTCGCTACAGGCAGTATGGATGGAACTGCGTGGCTCTTGAATGCTAACACTGATGCGATTGAGGAGATAAATAATATTTCAATACCTGATAAGATGTTAGCCTCCGTAATACGGAAAAAATTAGGGTTGAAATCTCAGGAACCTATCACGCAACTGGACTTGAGGACACTTACCAGACTAAACGCAAGAGATAGTAATATAACAAATATTTCAGGTATTGAACATGCGGTTTCTTTAAGTGAACTTCAACTTGATACCAATCATATTAGCGACATCAGCGGGCTTTCAAGGTTGACGGGTTTACGTGTGCTCAAATTAGATAGCAATCAAATCAGCGACATGACCCCTCTTGCTAAGTTGAAAAACTTACAGAGTTTGACTGTTTCGTATCAAAGGAACTCTTTCAGTGATATAACGCCACTGGCAAATCTGAAAGTATTATTTGAATTACATTTATACGGCAATCATATCAAGGACATCAGTGCGCTTTCAGGGTTAACAAACCTATGGAGTTTGCTTCTTGATGGCAATCAAATCAGGGACATCACACCATTGGCAAATATGAAAGCACTTGTACATTTAGGTCTGAATGATAACCGTATCAGTGACATCACGCCACTGGCAAAATTGACAAATGTAAAGTATTTATACCTCCAAAACAATCAGATTCGTGATGTTAGTCCGCTTGCTGAATTAACAAACCTCAAGGAATTAAAACTTTACGGCAATCCGATTAAAGATACGGAGCCACTTCTTGCCTTGCTACGTAAGAATCCGGATGTAAACATATATCTCAAAGACGACGGTGAACCTTTGCCTCCTCCGGACGATGTTATGGAACTCCCCGAACCACCCGAAGTTGTCATACATGTCGATCCCGACCAACTGCCTCCGATGTATTGGTCCTCCTCGTTCCGGACGGTATCTCGTCTTGTCGGCGGCAAGGTCGAAAGAGATTACATTTTTTCTGGATCCATGCAAAATCTGACAGGTTTCGCGGTCGATTCATCAAACAACAAAATTTACTGGCAAGGGGCATCTTACCTCAATGCACAGGAGAGCAAAATCAGACGTGCGAATCTTGATGGGACCAACGCGAAGGAACTCGCGACACTACAAGCTCTGGCGTTCTCGATTTCCGTTGATCCGCAGCGAAAGAAACTCTATTGGATAAGTTTCAGGCAGAATTCCTTCAACCTTATGCAGTCAAATCTCAACGCCAAACATATCAAGAAGTTAGGAAGTGTGGATGTGGGAGATAGGTACCTTCAGGGTATTGACGTTGATATTGTAGGGGAAAAGTTGTATATCATGGTTTCAAAGTTAGACGGTAGCTTTATTGTCAGGACCGACCTTAACTTTAAGAACCCTCAGCGGATCGCAAATAATTTGCGGTTTGCAACGGATCTGGCTATATCAGGAAACAAAATTTACTGGATGGAATCAAACGCAAGAGAAGACGAACCCCATAGTGGGATATGGACGATTTTTAACCATCGAATCAAAAGTGCGAATCTCAACGGTTCAAATGTCAAGGTACTGGTTAGGAATTTTGCTGAAGCACTTACTCTTGATGTTTTTGGCCCTATTCCTGTTGATGATTCTGTGCCCTTTACTGTCGATTCTGCAGGTAAGAAACTTTATTGGACAGCCAACGGGGAGGTCTGGCGGGCGAATCTTAACGGCAAGAATCGCCAAAAAGTGGCTTCGGGCATATATGTAACTGGCGGTTTAGGGCAAAGGTTTTTTACCGTCGGGAGTTCCAATGCCGTGCCAGCAGCACCTACGAATATAGACACTGCAACGCCGCCCGAAGCCACAGCGCTACTCCCAAACTACCCGAACCCGTTCAATCCTGAGACGTGGATACCGTATCAGTTAGCAGCACCCGCAGACGTTCGCATCTCGATTTATGCTGCAGATGGGACGTTGGTGCGGAGGTTGGCATTAGGGCATCAAAGTGTCGGTATCTATGCGTCTCGGAGCCGTGCTGCGTATTGGGATGGTCGGAACGATCTCGCGGAACCCGTGGCAAGCGGTGTCTATTTCTACACACTCACTGCGGGGGATTATACGGCTACGCGCAAGCTGTTGATACGCAAATAG
- a CDS encoding LamG domain-containing protein, translating into MTRALTITTLLVCLTINCFAAFEEETVLLYLFDEETGDEATDLSEFENHGEIVDAEWTADGKNGGALVFDGASTLIEVPHHESLVPGGDELTVEAWFKPNSFPVGHPPIARKGSVAESGWGFDTPGGQIRGFVYTAPGAAAVAQGATQMKLDTWHHVAMVYDGDEVRIYLDGEQDGKVDRKGDINENQASVWIGKKANESVWLDGTLDELRILNIAITEEQIQEDMEGIAFAVEVTGKLTTTWGRIKTDVLR; encoded by the coding sequence ATGACTCGCGCGCTAACAATCACAACGCTTTTGGTATGTCTAACGATAAATTGTTTTGCCGCATTTGAAGAGGAGACTGTACTGCTCTACCTCTTTGATGAAGAGACAGGCGATGAAGCCACAGACCTCTCTGAATTTGAGAATCATGGTGAAATCGTTGATGCTGAATGGACAGCGGACGGGAAGAACGGTGGTGCCCTGGTCTTTGATGGTGCAAGCACGCTCATCGAAGTACCGCATCACGAGAGTCTTGTTCCGGGAGGTGATGAACTGACAGTCGAGGCATGGTTCAAACCGAATTCGTTTCCGGTGGGACATCCGCCGATTGCAAGGAAAGGCTCTGTTGCGGAAAGTGGTTGGGGATTTGATACACCCGGTGGCCAAATTCGCGGCTTCGTCTATACCGCACCCGGTGCCGCTGCTGTCGCACAAGGGGCAACACAGATGAAATTGGACACATGGCACCATGTCGCTATGGTCTACGACGGTGATGAAGTACGCATCTATCTTGACGGTGAACAGGATGGAAAAGTTGATCGAAAAGGAGACATCAACGAGAATCAAGCCTCTGTTTGGATTGGCAAGAAAGCGAATGAGAGCGTCTGGCTTGATGGAACGCTGGATGAACTCCGTATTCTCAACATCGCAATTACGGAAGAACAGATTCAGGAAGATATGGAAGGTATTGCGTTTGCTGTTGAAGTTACTGGAAAACTCACAACGACGTGGGGACGGATTAAAACGGATGTCCTCCGTTAG
- a CDS encoding YCF48-related protein: MIRTITALFGVFIGVAFLFSFAMVAEAEWTVLREDDILRGDGIEGMLHDVYFRDNQNGLVVGDNGLILVTTDGGTTWGRMEVDMRPPGAGQRPGGGPPGGGGPPAGMFGGGGASPLYHIYFIDENAGYIIGGRGTILKTEDGGKTWARKMARSNNPNAGRGGRRGGGIRANLMGIQMISEMTGFIAGSENTILKTTDGGETWMGSSERARVGETRNNLEGLWFVSPTMGWVIGSFGTLMHTTNGGETWEKRDPGFDNNLFGIHFLDENTGWICGQEGLILHTTDGGATWNQQKTESYDDLHDIIFVDAMVGWAVGGFNSVLHTTDGGQTWTVSNIPGAANLKGVHATDQNNCWTINDWGVIAGYKVQE; the protein is encoded by the coding sequence ATGATCAGAACGATTACCGCCTTGTTTGGAGTGTTTATCGGAGTCGCGTTCCTTTTTTCTTTCGCGATGGTTGCCGAGGCAGAGTGGACTGTCCTCCGCGAAGATGATATCCTCCGCGGCGACGGCATTGAAGGCATGCTACACGATGTCTATTTCAGGGATAACCAGAACGGTTTGGTCGTTGGAGATAACGGTTTAATATTGGTAACAACCGATGGTGGCACGACTTGGGGGAGAATGGAAGTTGATATGCGACCTCCGGGTGCCGGACAAAGACCGGGTGGTGGTCCTCCCGGTGGCGGTGGTCCACCAGCGGGTATGTTCGGCGGGGGCGGGGCTTCACCGCTCTATCATATCTATTTTATAGATGAAAACGCCGGATATATAATCGGTGGTCGAGGCACTATCTTAAAAACCGAAGACGGTGGCAAAACTTGGGCACGTAAAATGGCAAGGAGTAATAACCCTAACGCTGGACGTGGTGGAAGACGAGGCGGCGGCATTCGCGCGAATTTAATGGGCATCCAGATGATTAGTGAGATGACCGGTTTCATCGCTGGATCGGAGAATACTATCCTCAAAACAACCGATGGCGGCGAAACGTGGATGGGCAGCTCGGAACGCGCACGCGTCGGCGAAACCCGGAATAACCTTGAAGGTCTTTGGTTCGTTTCCCCTACAATGGGTTGGGTGATTGGTTCATTCGGTACACTTATGCATACTACTAATGGTGGTGAAACGTGGGAGAAGCGGGATCCCGGGTTTGATAATAATCTTTTCGGTATTCACTTCCTTGATGAAAACACGGGTTGGATTTGTGGACAGGAGGGTTTAATCCTACATACCACGGATGGCGGCGCGACCTGGAACCAGCAAAAGACCGAATCTTATGACGATCTCCACGATATTATCTTTGTCGATGCGATGGTCGGTTGGGCGGTCGGTGGTTTCAATTCTGTTCTCCACACCACGGATGGCGGTCAGACATGGACGGTATCGAATATACCCGGAGCCGCAAACCTCAAGGGTGTTCATGCAACTGATCAAAACAACTGTTGGACGATTAACGATTGGGGTGTCATTGCAGGATATAAAGTGCAAGAATAG
- a CDS encoding Gfo/Idh/MocA family oxidoreductase, whose product MSELKSHKVTMLGTGLIGMFYTMTLHNQRGADRVHSVYSRREERATAFAEEWNIPHATTDLAEAINHPETDTIVIGLPNNLHLKAVELAAAAGKAILCTKPLGRTAEEAKAMLDIVENAGVFGGYLEDLVYPPKTLKALESVQNGALGKILWVRSRETHPGPHSDWFWDLEQAGGGAIVDMGCHCIEIIRNFVGKNNKPLEVMCWADTLVHPIDAEDHGIALIRFESGAMGQFEVGWAFRGGMDLRDEVSGSEGTIWLNHWLRTGFEMFTAVGQGGYVAEKAESDTGWLFPVGDEVAELGYRDMFLDMFNAIDEGREPMETFYDGYVVNAIIDACYKSAKSKQWESVEIQEWRGELQAVDAQASKSDADERYAHLKDERMPDGRMKRIFRDRETGEIIERVED is encoded by the coding sequence ATGTCAGAACTGAAGAGCCATAAGGTTACCATGCTCGGTACGGGACTCATCGGAATGTTTTATACGATGACGCTCCATAACCAACGCGGTGCAGACCGCGTCCACAGCGTCTACTCGCGGCGCGAGGAACGCGCAACCGCATTTGCTGAAGAGTGGAACATCCCTCATGCCACCACTGATTTAGCGGAAGCTATAAACCACCCCGAAACGGATACCATCGTCATCGGGTTACCCAATAACTTACACCTGAAAGCAGTCGAACTCGCTGCAGCTGCTGGCAAAGCCATTCTCTGCACGAAACCGCTTGGACGCACTGCTGAAGAGGCGAAAGCGATGTTGGACATCGTTGAAAACGCAGGTGTGTTTGGTGGGTATCTTGAAGATCTCGTCTATCCGCCAAAAACCCTCAAGGCGTTGGAATCCGTACAAAACGGCGCACTCGGTAAGATTTTGTGGGTACGTTCCCGCGAGACACACCCCGGTCCCCATAGCGACTGGTTCTGGGATCTCGAACAGGCAGGCGGTGGTGCTATCGTTGATATGGGGTGCCACTGTATAGAAATTATCCGAAACTTTGTTGGAAAAAACAACAAACCGCTTGAGGTGATGTGCTGGGCGGACACACTCGTTCATCCCATTGATGCAGAGGATCACGGCATCGCACTCATCCGATTTGAGAGCGGTGCAATGGGACAGTTCGAGGTCGGGTGGGCATTCCGCGGCGGTATGGATTTACGCGATGAGGTCTCAGGTAGTGAGGGAACTATATGGCTCAACCACTGGCTCCGCACAGGCTTTGAGATGTTCACGGCTGTCGGACAAGGTGGTTATGTTGCTGAGAAGGCAGAAAGCGATACGGGTTGGCTCTTTCCCGTCGGTGATGAGGTTGCCGAGCTCGGCTATCGGGATATGTTCCTTGATATGTTCAACGCAATCGACGAAGGACGGGAGCCTATGGAAACCTTCTACGACGGTTATGTGGTCAACGCCATTATTGATGCGTGCTATAAGTCCGCAAAATCCAAACAGTGGGAATCGGTTGAAATTCAGGAGTGGCGAGGCGAATTGCAAGCTGTAGATGCTCAAGCAAGCAAGTCGGATGCGGATGAACGCTATGCACACCTCAAAGATGAGCGAATGCCCGACGGCAGAATGAAGCGGATCTTTAGAGATCGGGAAACTGGAGAAATTATTGAACGGGTAGAAGATTAA